One Sanguibacter keddieii DSM 10542 genomic window carries:
- a CDS encoding DUF4166 domain-containing protein yields the protein MTTSVFAQALGSDVERLHPQMRRRFGLTPDGENACVGRGVMDEVWRGPLATVPFLWFGAWRNILVPRTGRGVPFTIENYCYVDGLGRDTTTFVRTFEFPRGRRSRFDATMVYDAQAGRVLDYLGTHQHLAVDLDLTVDERGGLLLRSGAQRFYEGPVGFSFPMVASGTAELHEHFDDATGRFHVDLTVSNPLVGPIFGYRGSFTCDFTTLPATSVPASAKPLREERRG from the coding sequence ATGACCACCTCCGTGTTCGCGCAGGCCCTCGGCAGCGACGTCGAGCGCCTGCACCCGCAGATGCGTCGGCGCTTCGGCCTCACCCCGGACGGCGAGAACGCCTGCGTCGGGCGCGGGGTGATGGACGAGGTGTGGCGCGGGCCGCTGGCCACGGTCCCGTTCCTGTGGTTCGGGGCCTGGCGGAACATCCTGGTCCCCCGGACCGGCAGGGGCGTCCCGTTCACCATCGAGAACTACTGCTACGTCGACGGGCTCGGTCGGGACACCACGACCTTCGTGCGGACCTTCGAGTTCCCGCGCGGCCGGCGCAGCCGCTTCGACGCGACCATGGTGTACGACGCGCAGGCCGGCAGGGTCCTCGACTACCTCGGCACGCACCAGCACCTCGCGGTCGACCTCGACCTCACCGTCGACGAGCGCGGCGGGCTGCTGCTGCGCTCCGGCGCGCAGCGGTTCTACGAGGGCCCCGTCGGCTTCTCGTTCCCCATGGTCGCCTCGGGCACCGCCGAGCTCCACGAGCACTTCGACGACGCGACCGGCCGGTTCCACGTGGACCTCACCGTGTCCAACCCGCTGGTCGGGCCGATCTTCGGGTACCGGGGGTCTTTCACCTGCGACTTCACGACGTTGCCGGCGACGTCCGTCCCTGCGTCGGCCAAGCCGCTGCGCGAGGAGCGCCGAGGCTGA
- a CDS encoding mechanosensitive ion channel family protein: MPTEEASNIVVTLAVAAAAVVVAYVLGTIVSIVVRRAGRRNEFVRDVSHRMRRPLRAVLIVLALLVALRVTTSDADGWTAGAEHLLLIVGIGVGAWFVGALAFVVEDSVLKQFRTDVVDNRHARRVRTQIVVVRRVTVALVVICAIAAMLFTFPAARTAGTSLLASAGLISIVAGLAAQTALANVFAGMQIAFTDAIRVDDVVVLEGEWGRIEEITMTYVVVHLWDDRRLIMPCTYFTNTPFQNWTRRAAELLGTVEIDLDWDVPVPAMRAELKRLLEASPLWDKRVGILQVTDATNGYVRMRALASAADAGTLFDLRCYVREGLVDWLQRAAPQGMPHTRLSTSDGKVRAALEAAPGDAPAHDLAKSPVRSGVLDSLFDEERYGNERDKPSVTAEPDLPRRIAARSTRPGVRMHLSEPARGFHTAPAVPSSEDETTLLGKVGADGTPVDVVVEPSEDATMAWGTSEGLFTGSEAAVERSKAFSGPGQEVIDERERTALLDAVDDEGTDGTTEGDSDDDEAPAERERRFAGHPSAGSAAAEQAVPEEDGATAEAEAAAEPAAAVSAEPAAPGGDASVESDRVLGATDVRASGGDGASHDDQVGRDDRNAGGEETTVVGSEGPGAPEPSERSGATRVQPPLPVPPPPADVPSAAPRRALVEDESAAPVPGAQAPEEPPSVTRTGVLRRTPRAGAHTEAPEPEQTARLPRVTEDLPPGATEETTRIPRVDDDGEPRTS; this comes from the coding sequence GTGCCTACCGAAGAAGCCTCCAACATCGTGGTGACGCTCGCCGTCGCCGCCGCAGCGGTCGTCGTCGCCTACGTCCTGGGGACGATCGTGTCGATCGTCGTGCGCCGGGCCGGGCGTCGCAACGAGTTCGTGCGCGACGTGTCGCACCGCATGCGCCGCCCGCTGCGCGCCGTCCTCATCGTCCTCGCGCTCCTCGTGGCGCTGCGGGTGACCACGAGCGACGCCGACGGGTGGACCGCCGGTGCCGAGCACCTGCTGCTGATCGTCGGCATCGGGGTCGGGGCGTGGTTCGTCGGGGCCCTGGCGTTCGTCGTCGAGGACAGCGTCCTCAAGCAGTTCCGCACCGACGTCGTCGACAACCGGCACGCACGCCGCGTCCGCACCCAGATCGTCGTGGTGCGACGGGTGACCGTCGCCCTGGTGGTCATCTGCGCCATCGCCGCGATGCTCTTCACCTTCCCGGCTGCACGCACCGCAGGGACCAGCCTGCTCGCGTCGGCCGGTCTCATCTCGATCGTCGCCGGTCTCGCCGCGCAGACCGCCCTCGCCAACGTCTTCGCGGGGATGCAGATCGCCTTCACGGACGCGATCCGTGTCGACGACGTCGTGGTCCTCGAGGGGGAGTGGGGTCGCATCGAGGAGATCACCATGACCTACGTCGTGGTGCACCTGTGGGACGACCGGCGGCTCATCATGCCCTGCACGTACTTCACGAACACGCCGTTCCAGAACTGGACGAGGCGTGCCGCCGAGCTGCTCGGCACCGTCGAGATCGACCTCGACTGGGACGTGCCCGTCCCGGCGATGCGCGCCGAGCTCAAGCGGCTCCTCGAGGCGTCGCCGCTGTGGGACAAGCGCGTGGGGATCCTCCAGGTCACCGACGCGACCAACGGCTACGTCCGGATGCGCGCCCTCGCGAGCGCCGCCGACGCCGGGACGCTGTTCGACCTGCGCTGCTACGTCCGCGAGGGCCTGGTCGACTGGCTGCAGCGCGCCGCGCCGCAGGGCATGCCGCACACCCGTCTGTCCACGAGCGACGGGAAGGTCCGCGCCGCCCTCGAGGCCGCACCCGGCGACGCCCCGGCCCACGACCTCGCCAAGTCCCCGGTGCGGTCCGGTGTGCTCGACTCGCTCTTCGACGAGGAGCGCTACGGCAACGAGCGTGACAAGCCCTCCGTCACCGCCGAACCCGACCTGCCGCGCCGCATCGCCGCCCGCTCGACGCGGCCGGGCGTCCGCATGCACCTGTCCGAGCCCGCGCGCGGGTTCCACACGGCCCCGGCCGTGCCGTCGTCCGAGGACGAGACCACCCTGCTGGGCAAGGTCGGCGCCGACGGGACGCCGGTCGACGTCGTCGTCGAGCCGTCCGAGGACGCGACGATGGCCTGGGGGACCAGCGAGGGGCTGTTCACCGGGAGCGAGGCCGCCGTCGAGCGGTCCAAGGCCTTCTCCGGACCTGGCCAGGAGGTCATCGACGAGCGCGAGCGCACCGCGCTGCTCGACGCCGTCGACGACGAGGGCACGGACGGCACGACCGAGGGCGACTCCGACGACGACGAGGCTCCCGCCGAGCGCGAGCGCCGCTTCGCCGGGCACCCCTCGGCAGGCAGCGCGGCTGCCGAGCAGGCGGTGCCGGAGGAGGACGGTGCGACGGCCGAGGCCGAGGCGGCGGCTGAGCCCGCTGCGGCTGTGTCCGCTGAGCCCGCTGCGCCCGGTGGGGATGCGTCGGTTGAGTCCGACCGCGTTCTCGGGGCGACCGACGTCAGGGCTTCTGGCGGCGACGGGGCGTCGCACGACGACCAGGTCGGCCGCGACGACCGGAACGCCGGCGGTGAGGAGACCACCGTCGTCGGCTCCGAGGGGCCCGGGGCGCCGGAGCCGAGCGAGCGTTCTGGCGCGACCCGCGTCCAGCCCCCGCTGCCTGTGCCGCCGCCGCCTGCGGACGTGCCGAGCGCCGCACCGCGGCGCGCGCTCGTCGAGGACGAGAGTGCTGCCCCGGTGCCCGGGGCCCAGGCTCCCGAGGAGCCGCCGTCCGTGACGCGGACGGGTGTGCTGCGCCGGACGCCGCGGGCCGGCGCCCACACCGAGGCGCCGGAGCCCGAGCAGACGGCTCGGCTCCCGCGTGTCACGGAGGACCTCCCGCCGGGTGCCACCGAGGAGACGACCCGGATCCCCCGCGTCGACGACGACGGCGAGCCCCGGACGAGCTGA
- a CDS encoding HAD family hydrolase, with product MRAPQDKGATRNLGDAENLPVAVDRPVVSTGLRRPVLAASDLDRTLIYSGKAAKLGLPPGTRLRDSALYEDLVCVEMYDHKPLSHVTRTALASITRLAELGVLVPATTRTRAQYRRISLPGPPVPYAITANGGFLLVDGETDDDWTRQVERELAASSHPFAEVQQYMADTFRPEFTSKLRNAEELFCYAVVDRDALPEGFVAEVSAWAEAHGWRASLQGRKLYVVPVGLRKGAAVAEVARRVGAETVLAAGDSLLDAEMLESATRAVRPAHGELHEVGWQTEGLVVTATAGATGGQEVAQWLLDETLAVLDGAVEAPDGAGAAPGGAAEARHL from the coding sequence GTGAGGGCTCCCCAGGACAAGGGTGCTACCAGGAACCTGGGGGACGCCGAGAACCTGCCCGTCGCCGTCGACCGACCCGTGGTCTCGACCGGGCTGCGACGACCGGTGCTCGCGGCGAGCGACCTCGACCGGACGCTCATCTACTCCGGCAAGGCCGCCAAGCTCGGCCTCCCGCCGGGGACCAGGCTCCGCGACAGCGCGCTCTACGAAGACCTCGTCTGCGTCGAGATGTACGACCACAAGCCGCTGTCGCACGTGACCCGGACCGCGCTCGCGTCGATCACCCGGCTGGCCGAGCTCGGCGTGCTCGTGCCGGCCACCACCCGTACGCGCGCCCAGTACCGGCGCATCTCCCTTCCCGGACCGCCCGTGCCGTACGCGATCACCGCCAACGGCGGGTTCCTGCTCGTCGACGGCGAGACCGACGACGACTGGACCCGGCAGGTCGAGCGCGAGCTCGCCGCCTCCTCGCACCCCTTCGCCGAGGTGCAGCAGTACATGGCCGACACGTTCCGGCCCGAGTTCACCTCGAAGCTGCGCAACGCCGAAGAGCTCTTCTGCTACGCGGTCGTCGACCGTGACGCGCTGCCCGAGGGCTTCGTCGCGGAGGTCTCCGCCTGGGCCGAGGCGCACGGGTGGCGCGCGTCCCTGCAGGGACGCAAGCTCTACGTCGTGCCCGTCGGTCTCCGCAAGGGAGCAGCCGTCGCCGAGGTCGCCCGCCGGGTCGGCGCCGAGACCGTGCTCGCCGCGGGCGACTCGCTGCTCGACGCCGAGATGCTCGAGTCCGCGACCCGGGCCGTGCGGCCGGCTCACGGCGAGCTGCACGAGGTGGGGTGGCAGACGGAGGGTCTGGTCGTCACCGCGACCGCCGGGGCGACCGGCGGTCAGGAGGTCGCGCAGTGGCTGCTCGACGAGACGCTCGCCGTCCTCGACGGGGCTGTGGAGGCTCCCGACGGCGCAGGTGCCGCTCCTGGCGGTGCAGCAGAAGCGCGTCACCTGTGA
- a CDS encoding cysteine protease StiP family protein: MTAPTPPAPLHGPAFGSYDSHEVAWLLSDLSGVELEAPTEEREEAIQSGGAHYAESLPVEYQPTPEYTALFHDALRASSRRLAHAVGVVTELVLAERGDKAVLVSLARAGTPIGVLMRRWASYAHGLVLPHYAVSIVRGRGIDQLALAYLAQHHRPGDVMFVDGWTGKGAISRELAAAVEEANTALGLVEGFSADLAVLADPGHCAELFGTRDDYLIPSACLNSTVSGLVSRTVLNDALITPGMYHGAKFYSELADVDVSGEFLDRVSMQFSEVADDVATTVAERRAQPAPELTWAGWKAVEAISAEHGLGDVNLVKPGVGETTRVLLRRVPWKILVRADARHELGHVLLLAEQRGVEVVEVQDLPYSCVGLIHPKFTRGATGADGTAAQ; encoded by the coding sequence GTGACAGCCCCCACCCCTCCGGCGCCCCTGCACGGACCCGCGTTCGGGTCCTACGACTCCCACGAGGTCGCGTGGCTGCTGAGCGACCTGTCCGGCGTCGAGCTCGAGGCCCCGACCGAGGAGCGCGAGGAGGCCATCCAGTCCGGCGGCGCGCACTACGCGGAGTCGCTGCCCGTGGAGTACCAGCCCACACCGGAGTACACCGCGCTGTTCCACGACGCCCTGCGCGCCAGCTCGCGACGCCTCGCGCACGCCGTCGGCGTCGTGACCGAGCTGGTCCTCGCCGAGCGCGGCGACAAGGCGGTCCTCGTCTCGCTGGCCCGCGCCGGCACGCCGATCGGCGTGCTCATGCGCCGCTGGGCCAGCTACGCGCACGGACTCGTGCTCCCGCACTACGCGGTGAGCATCGTCCGCGGTCGCGGCATCGACCAGCTCGCCCTCGCCTACCTCGCCCAGCACCACCGCCCCGGGGACGTCATGTTCGTCGACGGGTGGACCGGCAAGGGCGCGATCTCGCGCGAGCTCGCCGCCGCGGTCGAGGAGGCCAACACGGCCCTCGGTCTCGTCGAGGGCTTCAGCGCCGACCTCGCGGTGCTCGCCGACCCGGGTCACTGCGCCGAGCTGTTCGGCACCCGCGACGACTACCTCATCCCGTCCGCCTGCCTCAACTCCACGGTCTCCGGGCTGGTGTCGCGGACCGTGCTCAACGACGCGCTCATCACGCCCGGGATGTACCACGGCGCCAAGTTCTACTCCGAGCTCGCCGACGTCGACGTGTCGGGGGAGTTCCTCGACCGCGTGAGCATGCAGTTCTCCGAGGTGGCCGACGACGTCGCCACGACGGTCGCCGAACGGCGTGCCCAGCCCGCGCCGGAGCTCACGTGGGCGGGGTGGAAGGCCGTCGAGGCGATCTCCGCCGAGCACGGCCTCGGCGACGTCAACCTCGTCAAGCCCGGGGTCGGCGAGACCACCCGGGTGCTGCTGCGCCGAGTGCCGTGGAAGATCCTCGTCCGCGCCGACGCCCGCCACGAGCTCGGGCACGTGCTGCTCCTCGCCGAGCAGCGCGGCGTCGAGGTCGTCGAGGTGCAGGACCTGCCCTACAGCTGCGTCGGGCTCATCCACCCGAAGTTCACACGGGGTGCCACCGGCGCCGACGGGACGGCCGCGCAGTGA
- a CDS encoding phosphoribosyltransferase family protein produces the protein MTGWTGDWVSARLGVGLTTDRSVVDLPLPALVGLALRRNPRRAHLLVSTVLGKHVPTDPRVVQAAGTLLGLLVADALGGATTVADAARTAQVGDALTAALAGGPGAAEHLLLVVDGLHDAVTEIAEVGSERGAAAPGSAGTTVVVGYAETATALGHCVGAALGVPSLHSTRRPVAGVVPAAGFAEEHSHATEHLLLPHDPRFLADAGTVVLVDDEISTGKTALNTVRALHADRPRDRYVVAALVDLRSADDQERFAALGRELGARVDVVALTSGTISLPDDVLDRAPQVVAEQSAQQVSAGTRDTDVDEAATARATVTRRAAWEAGVREGGRHGFSPDDETVLRRHAATLADELAGDLTGAEVLVLGVEELMYAPLLVGVALTAVVPDGVRVRYSTTTRSPVLSLDDPGYAIRTTVTFPSHDGPEDGPGPRFAHNVAAGVDAGRRSTDIVVVVDGPADTPALSAPGGLLDVLAQHCDHVHLVVVPSGTQQPGTEQARTEQARTEQTGSEPATTQPETSTLHATSTEEPTP, from the coding sequence GTGACCGGCTGGACCGGAGACTGGGTCTCCGCGCGCCTCGGGGTCGGGCTCACCACCGACCGGTCCGTCGTCGACCTCCCGCTCCCCGCGCTCGTCGGGCTCGCGCTGCGCCGCAACCCGCGCCGCGCTCACCTGCTGGTGTCCACGGTGCTCGGCAAGCACGTGCCGACCGACCCGCGCGTGGTGCAGGCCGCCGGCACGCTGCTCGGCCTGCTCGTGGCCGACGCGCTCGGCGGGGCGACGACCGTCGCCGACGCCGCACGGACGGCCCAGGTCGGCGACGCGCTGACCGCGGCGCTCGCCGGCGGCCCGGGCGCTGCAGAGCACCTGCTGCTCGTGGTCGACGGCCTGCACGACGCGGTGACCGAGATCGCCGAGGTCGGGTCGGAGCGAGGTGCTGCGGCGCCGGGCTCCGCCGGCACGACGGTCGTCGTCGGGTACGCGGAGACCGCGACCGCTCTCGGGCACTGCGTCGGTGCTGCCCTGGGTGTCCCGTCGCTGCACTCGACGCGGCGCCCCGTCGCCGGCGTCGTGCCGGCGGCCGGTTTCGCCGAGGAGCACTCGCACGCGACCGAGCACCTGCTCCTCCCGCACGACCCGAGGTTCCTCGCCGACGCCGGGACCGTCGTCCTCGTCGACGACGAGATCTCGACCGGCAAGACCGCTCTCAACACCGTGCGCGCGCTGCACGCCGACAGGCCGCGCGACCGGTACGTCGTCGCCGCGCTCGTCGACCTGCGCTCTGCGGACGACCAGGAGCGCTTCGCCGCGCTGGGACGCGAGCTCGGGGCACGCGTCGACGTCGTCGCCCTCACGAGCGGCACGATCTCCCTGCCCGACGACGTCCTCGACCGGGCGCCCCAGGTGGTGGCCGAGCAGAGCGCGCAGCAGGTGAGCGCTGGCACCCGTGACACCGACGTGGACGAGGCGGCCACGGCACGCGCGACCGTCACCCGCCGCGCGGCCTGGGAGGCCGGCGTCCGCGAGGGCGGACGGCACGGGTTCTCCCCGGACGACGAGACCGTGCTGCGGCGGCACGCCGCCACGCTCGCCGACGAGCTCGCAGGCGACCTCACCGGCGCAGAGGTCCTCGTCCTCGGTGTCGAAGAGCTCATGTACGCGCCGCTGCTCGTGGGCGTCGCGCTGACCGCCGTCGTCCCCGACGGCGTCCGGGTCCGGTACTCGACGACCACGCGCTCTCCGGTGCTGTCCCTCGACGACCCCGGCTACGCGATCCGCACGACCGTGACCTTCCCGTCGCACGACGGCCCCGAGGACGGACCCGGGCCGCGGTTCGCCCACAACGTCGCGGCCGGCGTCGACGCCGGGCGGCGCTCCACGGATATCGTCGTGGTCGTCGACGGACCGGCAGACACCCCGGCGCTCTCTGCGCCGGGCGGCCTGCTCGACGTGCTCGCGCAGCACTGCGACCACGTGCACCTCGTGGTGGTGCCGAGCGGCACGCAGCAGCCCGGCACCGAGCAGGCCCGCACCGAGCAGGCCCGCACCGAGCAGACCGGCAGCGAGCCTGCTACCACCCAGCCCGAGACCAGCACCCTGCACGCCACCAGCACCGAGGAGCCCACCCCGTGA